One window from the genome of Nicotiana sylvestris chromosome 9, ASM39365v2, whole genome shotgun sequence encodes:
- the LOC138877734 gene encoding uncharacterized protein, whose amino-acid sequence MAEHEACILGLNMAIDMNIQKLLVIGDSDFLVHQVQGEWATKNFKILPYLHHVQELRKRFTKVEFRRVPRIQNKFADALATLSSMIQHPDKNYIDPIPVRIHNQSTYCAHVEEEADGKP is encoded by the coding sequence atggcagAACATGAAGCCTGCATattagggctcaacatggcaatcgacatgaacattcagaagttgctggtaattggtgattcagattTCCTTGTGCACCAGGTGCAAGGAGAGTGGGCTACCAAGAATttcaagatattgccatatctgcaccacgtgcaggaattgagaaagaggtttacaaaggTAGAATTCCGACGTGTTCCCAGAATTCAGAAtaagtttgctgatgcattggccactctgtcatccatgatacaacatccagataagaactacattgatcccattccggtgaggatccacaATCAGTcgacatattgtgctcatgtcgaggaagaagcagatggaaagccttag